One segment of Cyprinus carpio isolate SPL01 chromosome B20, ASM1834038v1, whole genome shotgun sequence DNA contains the following:
- the LOC109112695 gene encoding tripartite motif-containing protein 16-like protein isoform X2, producing MFSPKSVPRSSVRVDDLLERMKKVKLPSSNHPSDPTYAGPGEVQCDECTGRKHKAVKSCLMCLASFCESHLIAHTTMPYLKRHKLIEASPDLQENICSQHDKLNEFYCLTDQKCICALCVLNEHKEHDTAEVETERMGKQTEIAEKRREVKQRIKEKQKELDELKQSLDTLKHFQSLSSLSASVNSPSLTVSQHIKSDLVRKSLSDLKLELQKFDKEEYKIISNLTNFQLRFPFEPVNSEDFLGYYHKFTLDITTAHDELRISENNREAMCRETIRPYIQHPNRFDFWPQVLCKESITGRCYWEVEWEKGIWGVYIAVSYIGVGRKGQDRVHWFGHNSQSWSLECSPTPCIWHDNNKTEIAGPLSSKIGVYVDYKAGTLSFYDISDKMTLLHRVQTTFTQPLHPGFWFSMSSSVTLCDL from the exons ATGTTCAGTCCGAAGTCTGTTCCACGCTCATCCGTCAGAGTTGATGATCTGTTGGAGAGAATGAAAAAAGTGAAGCTACCTTCTTCAAACCATCCTTCGGATCCAACCTATGCTGGACCTGGAGAGGTACAGTGTGATGAATGCACTGGAAGAAAACACAAAGCCGTGAAGTCTTGTTTAATGTGCCTGGCATCCTTCTGTGAAAGTCACCTAATAGCTCATACCACAATGCCCTATCTGAAGAGACACAAGCTGATCGAAGCCTCCCCGGACCTGCAGGAAAACATCTGCTCCCAACATGACAAACTCAATGAATTCTACTGCCTTACagaccaaaaatgtatttgtgctttgtgtgtgttgaATGAACACAAAGAACATGATACGGCTGAAGTTGAAACAGAAAGGATGGGGAAACAG ACTGAGATTGCAGAGAAACGAAGGGAAGTAAAGCAAAGAATCAAGGAAAAACAGAAAGAGCTGGATGAGCTGAAACAGTCTTTAGATACACTAAAG CATTTCCAGTCTCTCTCTTCACTATCTGCATCTGTGAACTCGCCCAGCTTAACTGTCAGTCAGCATATTAAATCGGATCTTGTGAGGAAATCGCTTTCTGATCTTAAATTGGAATTGCAGAAATTTGACAAGGAGGagtacaaaattatttcaaatc TTACAAATTTTCAGTTGAGATTTCCTTTTGAGCCAGTAAACAGTGAGGATTTTCTAGGTT ATTATCATAAGTTTACACTGGACATCACTACTGCACATGATGAACTCCGAATTTCTGAAAACAACAGAGAAGCAATGTGCCGTGAGACAATCCGACCGTATATTCAGCATCCGAACAGATTTGATTTTTGGCCCCAGGTGCTATGCAAAGAAAGTATaactggacgctgttactgggaagTTGAATGGGAAAAGGGAATATGGGGGGTCTATATTGCTGTTTCATATATAGGGGTGGGAAGAAAAGGGCAGGATCGTGTGCATTGGTTTGGACACAACAGTCAGTCCTGGAGTCTGGAATGTTCTCCAACACCTTGTATCTGGCATGACAACAATAAAACTGAGATTGCAGGCCCTTTATCATCTAAAATAGGGGTGTATGTCGACTATAAAGCAGGAACTCTTTCCTTTTATGATATTTCTGACAAGATGACCCTCTTACAcagagtccagaccacattcactcagccccTCCATCCTGGGTTTTGGTTCAGTATGTCTTCCTCAGTAACACTGTGTGACCTGTGA
- the LOC109112700 gene encoding junctional adhesion molecule-like, whose protein sequence is MRDQLYLFIFMFHFSTGCIVSDVKHIEITAYSGGSVVLPCSCADPQSTVTTFTWEFDRGNQWIQVFQDEKYSGRHVLFNERSPTNLSLLISDLRMNDQGYYTCKTESNSITHVDLKVKGCDLVEKRKIFEVTGYSGESVVLPCSCTELLAKPEQIQWIYLIENNYKEIYPNEQIENYKNRVKLLNSNTPGNLSLHISALTTEDQGEYQCSVSSQQVVSFRLTVLHAEEKPHVNTITLTTHQASHQTQDSTTSQLNPTQQHTSRNVFILGVFFSVFLLALLAFILWRCRGGRNDKKVTTDGGELKTEQDNQDDVMYSTVVHVKTASTAAHTHSDPVELTEYASVNVKR, encoded by the exons atgagggacCAATTATATCTTTTCATCTTTATGTTTCATTTCAGTACAG GCTGTATTGTTTCAGATGTGAAGCATATAGAAATAACAGCATACTCAGGTGGTTCAGTTGTGCTGCCCTGCTCCTGTGCTGACCCTCAGTCTACAGTCACAACATTCACCTGGGAGTTTGATCGGGGAAATCAATGGATTCAAGTATTTCAAGATGAGAAATACAGCGGTAGACATGTGCTGTTTAATGAACGTTCTCCAACAAATCTGTCTCTTCTCATTTCTGACCTCAGAATGAATGACCAGGGCTACTACACCTGTAAAACCGAATCAAATAGTATTACACATGTTGACTTAAAAGTTAAAG GGTGTGATTTGGTTGAGAAGAGAAAGATATTTGAAGTGACTGGATATTCAGGAGAGTCTGTGGTTCTGCCCTGTTCCTGCACTGAACTACTGGCTAAACCTGAACAGATACAAtggatttatttaattgaaaataattataaagaaatctACCCAAATGAACAGATTGAGAATTACAAGAACAGAGTCAAACTGTTAAATTCAAACACTCCAGGAAATCTTTCTCTGCACATATCAGCACTGACCACAGAGGACCAAGGGGAATATCAGTGTTCAGTCTCGTCTCAGCAAGTAGTCAGCTTCAGACTTACTGTACTTCACGCTGAAG AAAAACCTCACGTCAACACAATCACTTTAACAACACATCAAGCTTCACACCAAACACAAGACTCCACAACTTCACAACTTAATCCGACTCAACAACATACATCTCGAA ATGTTTTCATTCTGGGAGTGTTTTTCTCAGTGTTTCTACTGGCATTACTGGCATTTATATTATGGAGATGCAGAG GAGGcagaaatgataaaaaagtgACCACTGATGGTGGAGAGCTAAAGACAGAACAAGACAATCAG GACGACGTGATGTATTCTACTGTAGTCCATGTTAAAACAGCATCCACAGCAGCTCACACACACAGTGACCCAGTAGAGCTCACAGAGTACGCTTCTGTCAACGTTAAGCGCTAA
- the LOC109112695 gene encoding tripartite motif-containing protein 16-like isoform X1, whose translation MFSPKSVPRSSVRVDDLLERMKKVKLPSSNHPSDPTYAGPGEVQCDECTGRKHKAVKSCLMCLASFCESHLIAHTTMPYLKRHKLIEASPDLQENICSQHDKLNEFYCLTDQKCICALCVLNEHKEHDTAEVETERMGKQTEIAEKRREVKQRIKEKQKELDELKQSLDTLKCSAQAALEENEKIFTQLIHTIEKTCSEVAELIRAQEKMECSRVALLHEQLEQEIAELHRRDTELRKLLNTDNNVLFLRHFQSLSSLSASVNSPSLTVSQHIKSDLVRKSLSDLKLELQKFDKEEYKIISNLTNFQLRFPFEPVNSEDFLGYYHKFTLDITTAHDELRISENNREAMCRETIRPYIQHPNRFDFWPQVLCKESITGRCYWEVEWEKGIWGVYIAVSYIGVGRKGQDRVHWFGHNSQSWSLECSPTPCIWHDNNKTEIAGPLSSKIGVYVDYKAGTLSFYDISDKMTLLHRVQTTFTQPLHPGFWFSMSSSVTLCDL comes from the exons ATGTTCAGTCCGAAGTCTGTTCCACGCTCATCCGTCAGAGTTGATGATCTGTTGGAGAGAATGAAAAAAGTGAAGCTACCTTCTTCAAACCATCCTTCGGATCCAACCTATGCTGGACCTGGAGAGGTACAGTGTGATGAATGCACTGGAAGAAAACACAAAGCCGTGAAGTCTTGTTTAATGTGCCTGGCATCCTTCTGTGAAAGTCACCTAATAGCTCATACCACAATGCCCTATCTGAAGAGACACAAGCTGATCGAAGCCTCCCCGGACCTGCAGGAAAACATCTGCTCCCAACATGACAAACTCAATGAATTCTACTGCCTTACagaccaaaaatgtatttgtgctttgtgtgtgttgaATGAACACAAAGAACATGATACGGCTGAAGTTGAAACAGAAAGGATGGGGAAACAG ACTGAGATTGCAGAGAAACGAAGGGAAGTAAAGCAAAGAATCAAGGAAAAACAGAAAGAGCTGGATGAGCTGAAACAGTCTTTAGATACACTAAAG TGCTCTGCACAGGCTGCATTAGAGGAAAATGAGAAGATCTTCACGCAGCTGATCCACACCATTGAGAAAACCTGCTCTGAGGTAGCAGAGCTGATCAGAGCTCAAGAAAAAATGGAATGTAGTCGAGTTGCACTGCTTCATGAgcagctggagcaggagatcGCTGAGCTCCACAGAAGAGACACTGAGCTTCGGAAGCTTTTAAACACagataataatgttttatttctgcGG CATTTCCAGTCTCTCTCTTCACTATCTGCATCTGTGAACTCGCCCAGCTTAACTGTCAGTCAGCATATTAAATCGGATCTTGTGAGGAAATCGCTTTCTGATCTTAAATTGGAATTGCAGAAATTTGACAAGGAGGagtacaaaattatttcaaatc TTACAAATTTTCAGTTGAGATTTCCTTTTGAGCCAGTAAACAGTGAGGATTTTCTAGGTT ATTATCATAAGTTTACACTGGACATCACTACTGCACATGATGAACTCCGAATTTCTGAAAACAACAGAGAAGCAATGTGCCGTGAGACAATCCGACCGTATATTCAGCATCCGAACAGATTTGATTTTTGGCCCCAGGTGCTATGCAAAGAAAGTATaactggacgctgttactgggaagTTGAATGGGAAAAGGGAATATGGGGGGTCTATATTGCTGTTTCATATATAGGGGTGGGAAGAAAAGGGCAGGATCGTGTGCATTGGTTTGGACACAACAGTCAGTCCTGGAGTCTGGAATGTTCTCCAACACCTTGTATCTGGCATGACAACAATAAAACTGAGATTGCAGGCCCTTTATCATCTAAAATAGGGGTGTATGTCGACTATAAAGCAGGAACTCTTTCCTTTTATGATATTTCTGACAAGATGACCCTCTTACAcagagtccagaccacattcactcagccccTCCATCCTGGGTTTTGGTTCAGTATGTCTTCCTCAGTAACACTGTGTGACCTGTGA